A genomic window from Sanguibacter antarcticus includes:
- a CDS encoding FAD-dependent oxidoreductase, with protein sequence MTSSHETGRPPRIVIVGGVAGGMSAAARARRMDETAEITVLEQSDYVSFANCGLPYHLSGEIEQRESLVLHTTGSLAATLALDVRTGSRVTSIDRAAQTVSVSAGSDTYDLSYDALLLSTGAVAVQPPIDGLDHPAVHSLRTIPDLDAVNARVDHLLARAASDRQPRAVVVGAGFIGLEAVEALVARGLRVDLVELADHVLPPLDAELAPLLADELRAHGVGLHLGVSATSVTGAGDDGSATVTLADGTVLAADVVVVNVGVRPASDLARDAGLDLGPSGAIRVDSDQRTSDPHVWAVGDAVEVLVAVTGAVGPVPLAGPANRQGRRAADSMLGRRTTPQAPVLGTAIVRVFGLTAAVTGASQASLARAGIEHEVVRIHPGHHAGYFPGAEQVHLVASFAPDGRLLGAQGVGREGVDKRIDVLATALRAGMTADDLAELELAYAPPYGSAKDPVNMLGFVAQNVLDGTMPQWHASELDTVGEETLVLDVRSVDEFEQGHLEGALNIPHTELRERVDEVRLAAAGRGISVHCASGVRSHIATRVLVAAGLDARNLSGGWLTLAAVRPDAAVRTDSAAPALAAV encoded by the coding sequence ATGACTTCATCACACGAGACAGGCCGCCCACCTCGCATCGTCATCGTCGGAGGTGTCGCCGGTGGCATGAGCGCAGCAGCCCGCGCCCGCCGCATGGACGAGACCGCCGAGATCACGGTGCTAGAGCAGTCGGACTACGTCTCCTTCGCCAACTGCGGCCTGCCCTACCACCTCTCCGGAGAGATCGAGCAGCGGGAGTCCCTCGTGCTGCACACCACCGGTTCGCTGGCAGCCACGCTCGCCCTCGACGTCCGCACCGGGAGCCGCGTGACCTCGATCGACCGCGCCGCACAGACCGTCTCTGTCTCAGCAGGCAGCGACACATACGACCTCTCCTACGACGCGCTGCTCCTGTCCACCGGCGCGGTCGCGGTCCAGCCCCCTATCGACGGGCTGGACCACCCCGCCGTCCACTCGCTGCGCACGATCCCTGACCTCGACGCCGTCAACGCCCGCGTCGACCACCTCCTCGCACGCGCAGCCTCCGACAGGCAGCCACGCGCCGTCGTCGTCGGCGCCGGGTTCATCGGGCTCGAAGCCGTCGAGGCGCTCGTCGCTCGTGGCCTCCGTGTCGACCTCGTCGAGCTCGCCGACCACGTCCTGCCGCCGCTCGACGCCGAGCTGGCCCCGCTCCTCGCGGACGAGCTGCGAGCGCACGGTGTCGGGCTGCACCTCGGGGTCTCCGCGACGAGCGTCACGGGCGCGGGCGACGACGGGTCGGCAACGGTCACGCTGGCCGACGGCACGGTGCTGGCTGCCGACGTCGTCGTGGTGAACGTCGGTGTGCGTCCGGCGAGCGATCTGGCCCGCGACGCAGGTCTCGATCTCGGCCCCAGCGGCGCCATCCGGGTCGACTCCGACCAGCGCACGTCCGACCCGCACGTCTGGGCGGTCGGTGACGCGGTCGAGGTCCTCGTGGCTGTCACCGGTGCGGTGGGCCCTGTGCCGCTGGCAGGCCCGGCGAACCGTCAAGGTCGCCGTGCAGCGGACTCGATGCTGGGTCGGCGCACGACCCCGCAGGCACCGGTCCTGGGCACGGCGATCGTGCGCGTGTTCGGGCTCACTGCTGCGGTGACGGGTGCGAGCCAGGCGTCGCTCGCCCGGGCAGGGATCGAGCACGAGGTGGTCCGTATCCACCCGGGGCACCATGCCGGGTACTTCCCTGGGGCGGAGCAGGTGCACCTCGTCGCGTCGTTCGCGCCGGACGGTCGTCTTCTCGGGGCGCAGGGCGTGGGGCGCGAGGGCGTCGACAAGCGGATCGACGTGCTGGCGACGGCGTTGCGCGCGGGGATGACCGCAGACGACCTGGCTGAGCTCGAGCTGGCGTACGCGCCGCCGTATGGTTCGGCGAAGGACCCGGTGAACATGCTCGGGTTCGTCGCACAGAACGTGCTCGACGGGACGATGCCGCAGTGGCACGCCTCAGAGCTCGACACCGTGGGGGAAGAGACGCTCGTGCTGGACGTGCGCTCGGTGGACGAGTTCGAGCAGGGGCACCTCGAGGGTGCGCTGAACATCCCGCACACCGAGCTGCGCGAGCGTGTGGACGAGGTCCGGCTCGCTGCGGCGGGGCGCGGCATCAGCGTGCACTGCGCGAGCGGGGTCCGGTCCCACATCGCGACCCGGGTGCTCGTCGCGGCCGGGCTCGATGCCCGGAACCTGTCGGGAGGCTGGCTCACTCTCGCTGCGGTGCGTCCCGACGCTGCTGTCCGCACCGACTCTGCTGCGCCCGCCCTCGCGGCCGTGTAG
- a CDS encoding FAD:protein FMN transferase: MDTNGVVKGWAAQRAADVLSAHGVTSFCLNAGGDVVTRGEPEPGRPWRTGVRDPWDPRRMLAVVEQRDGAVATSGTYERGAHVWDGRTGERSLALVAATVVAGDLTTADVLATCVLVLGPQSLGWAVEQGARQAFAVLPDGRIVTAAGPDPTQADAA; this comes from the coding sequence TTGGATACGAACGGGGTGGTCAAGGGCTGGGCGGCGCAGCGTGCGGCCGACGTGTTGAGCGCGCACGGGGTGACGAGCTTCTGCCTCAACGCTGGCGGTGACGTCGTCACCCGTGGCGAGCCAGAGCCGGGGCGGCCGTGGCGCACGGGTGTGCGAGACCCGTGGGATCCGCGGCGGATGCTCGCGGTCGTCGAGCAGCGTGACGGGGCGGTCGCGACGTCGGGCACTTACGAGCGGGGTGCGCACGTGTGGGACGGCCGGACGGGGGAGAGGTCGCTGGCTCTCGTGGCTGCGACGGTCGTCGCCGGCGATCTCACCACGGCGGACGTCCTGGCGACGTGCGTCCTCGTCCTCGGCCCGCAGTCCCTCGGGTGGGCGGTCGAGCAGGGGGCGCGTCAGGCGTTCGCCGTCCTGCCCGACGGACGGATCGTCACCGCTGCCGGGCCCGACCCGACACAGGCAGACGCAGCGTGA
- a CDS encoding ferredoxin reductase family protein — MHALIIGGAVAVLVFWWAGTPSSIGATPGGTLTSVGELAGLLASYLVCLQLLLIGRVPWFERAVGMDRLVGWHRSLGTTVVLLVVTHVVLMIVGGAMLDQLALWPEVLSILATQPDMVTALVGTAIFLVVGMSSARLAREHLSYEIWFVLHLSVYVGIFLTFGHQIAAGSHFVGSTLARAVWIALYVATASALVTWRVVVPLLAHRQMMLRVEHVVPEGAGMVSVWLRGAGLERLSAQGGQFVLVRFLTPGHLWTAHPYSLSTVPTSDLLRLTVAALGDHSSATARIKPGTRVLVEGPFGRFTAERSTSSGALLVAGGAGIGPIRSLAEDLLRQGRDVVVVHRAHSSDGLALGRELVGVAGLRYLPLPGRRADLGYDPLAPRSLVRLVPDVAERDVFVCGPEGLVAAVVSSARTLGVPRSAVHHEELSLS, encoded by the coding sequence GTGCACGCGCTCATCATCGGTGGAGCTGTCGCTGTGCTCGTCTTCTGGTGGGCAGGTACTCCCAGCAGCATCGGCGCGACCCCTGGTGGGACGTTGACGAGCGTCGGTGAGCTCGCAGGCCTGCTGGCGTCGTACCTCGTGTGCTTGCAGCTGCTGCTCATCGGACGGGTGCCGTGGTTCGAGCGCGCCGTCGGGATGGACCGGCTCGTCGGGTGGCACCGTTCGCTCGGCACCACGGTCGTGCTCCTCGTGGTCACCCACGTGGTGCTCATGATCGTCGGGGGAGCGATGCTCGACCAGCTCGCGCTGTGGCCGGAGGTCCTCTCGATCCTCGCGACGCAGCCTGACATGGTCACGGCCCTGGTCGGGACGGCGATCTTCCTCGTCGTCGGCATGTCGAGCGCGCGGCTCGCGCGAGAGCACCTGTCGTACGAGATCTGGTTCGTGCTCCACCTCTCCGTGTACGTCGGGATCTTCCTCACCTTCGGGCACCAGATCGCGGCCGGGTCACACTTCGTCGGTTCGACGCTCGCCCGGGCGGTCTGGATCGCCCTCTACGTGGCGACGGCGTCGGCACTCGTCACGTGGCGGGTGGTCGTGCCGTTGCTCGCACACCGGCAGATGATGCTGCGGGTGGAGCACGTGGTCCCGGAAGGTGCGGGGATGGTGAGCGTATGGCTGCGCGGTGCCGGGCTCGAGCGCCTCTCGGCGCAGGGCGGCCAGTTCGTCCTCGTCCGGTTTCTCACGCCGGGGCACCTGTGGACTGCGCACCCCTACTCGCTCTCGACGGTTCCGACCTCGGACCTGCTGCGACTGACGGTCGCTGCGCTCGGCGACCACTCGTCCGCGACCGCACGCATCAAGCCGGGCACACGGGTTCTCGTCGAAGGGCCGTTCGGCAGGTTCACCGCCGAACGGTCGACGTCCTCCGGCGCGCTCCTTGTCGCTGGCGGAGCCGGGATCGGACCGATCCGGTCGCTGGCCGAGGACCTCCTGCGCCAGGGGCGCGACGTCGTCGTCGTGCACCGTGCCCACAGCTCTGACGGACTGGCCCTGGGCCGCGAGCTCGTCGGTGTCGCGGGCCTGCGCTACCTCCCGCTCCCCGGGCGGCGTGCCGATCTTGGGTACGACCCCCTCGCGCCCCGGAGCCTCGTGCGTCTCGTCCCCGACGTCGCTGAACGTGACGTCTTCGTCTGTGGCCCCGAGGGTCTCGTCGCGGCTGTCGTCAGCTCGGCGCGGACCCTGGGCGTCCCCCGCAGTGCCGTCCACCACGAGGAGCTGAGCCTGTCATGA
- a CDS encoding universal stress protein, with the protein MTEHGSVVIALDGSPHSAQTLEWGMAEAVLRGTDAILVRACPGTRDINRIGWYPLLEDEMFEAESRAYLEKTLPRVRERWPDVEVSTRLLHGSEVPVLRDISRGAALLVIGARGRSGRRRLGSTGAHIAAHALSPVAVVRDVRAPSDSPAPVVVGVDGSPSSLLAARLAAAEASLRGAPLVVVHARPKKSGRRADGEQASVGDRGASDERASTDGMAEVARTLAGDHPGLDVTVDVRLDDPARALIAAGRDAQLIVVGSRGLGAFRGILMGSVSSEVLRKAERTVLVVRTGPEDATHGDAPAGGSEEIDG; encoded by the coding sequence ATGACAGAGCACGGTTCTGTAGTCATCGCACTCGACGGTTCACCGCACAGCGCACAGACGCTCGAGTGGGGCATGGCGGAGGCCGTCCTGCGCGGCACGGACGCGATCCTCGTCCGAGCGTGTCCTGGGACGCGGGACATCAACCGGATCGGGTGGTATCCCCTCCTCGAGGACGAGATGTTCGAGGCCGAGTCGCGCGCCTACCTCGAGAAGACTCTCCCGCGCGTCCGCGAGCGCTGGCCGGACGTCGAGGTGTCCACGAGGCTGCTCCACGGCTCGGAGGTCCCGGTCCTGCGGGACATCAGTCGTGGGGCGGCGCTCCTTGTGATCGGTGCGCGCGGCCGGAGCGGCCGGCGTCGTCTGGGATCGACGGGCGCGCACATCGCTGCGCATGCGCTCTCCCCTGTCGCTGTGGTCCGTGACGTCCGGGCACCGTCCGACTCCCCTGCCCCTGTGGTGGTCGGTGTCGACGGGTCGCCGTCGTCCTTGCTCGCTGCTCGGCTCGCTGCGGCCGAGGCGTCGCTGCGTGGTGCGCCGCTCGTCGTCGTGCACGCGCGTCCCAAGAAGTCGGGCCGCCGTGCGGACGGTGAGCAGGCGTCGGTCGGCGACCGCGGGGCGTCGGACGAGCGCGCATCGACCGACGGCATGGCCGAGGTCGCTCGGACGCTCGCCGGGGATCACCCTGGTCTCGATGTGACTGTGGACGTGCGTCTCGACGACCCGGCCCGGGCGCTCATCGCGGCGGGGCGTGATGCTCAGCTCATCGTCGTGGGATCGCGTGGGCTCGGTGCCTTCCGCGGCATCCTCATGGGCTCGGTGAGCAGCGAGGTGCTGCGCAAGGCGGAGCGGACCGTCCTCGTCGTGCGGACCGGGCCTGAGGATGCGACGCACGGCGACGCACCGGCCGGCGGCTCTGAGGAGATCGACGGCTGA
- a CDS encoding heavy metal translocating P-type ATPase — MDAFLSTARRYPMVLTTVLVAALAGVLTASAWSWSAPWLLGGFAAVAAARSAWSMVRDLLRGNVGVDVLAVTAIVAAVAVGEVWAAVIVVLMLTGGEALEDYAAHRAEHDLTALLSNAPRVGHRLLPDGTTEDVPVDEIRPLDRVLVRAGEVVPVDGTLLTAVAELDESSLTGESLPAERVAGDEVLSGGVNGASAVTLEVTRAARDSQYQQIIALVEGAAASRSPMVRLADRFAVPFTAVAFLVAGAAWWVSGDAVRFAEVLVVATPCPLIIAAPVAFMAGMSRSAHAGAIIKSSETLEKLHGARAVAFDKTGTLTSGRPELTEVRSAGRLSSDEVLRLAASAEQFSSHVLAQAVLGGATARGLTVAGSGSAEESTANGVTAQVEGRTVVVGKRAFVAAAAGQDVPPTALEPGELAVYVAAGGTYAGALVLRDEVRADARTTVDDLRSHGIRHIVMLTGDARPTAEHVAAELGIDDVRADCLPAQKVEAVVGLVERPVVMVGDGVNDAPVLAAADVGIAMGARGSTAASESADVVILRDDVSLVATTLTIGRETVNVALQSIWVGIGLSVALMLVAASGVLPAVVGAWCQEGVDVLSILWALRATGSRSQRVRVAPSLEQAPVPS; from the coding sequence ATGGACGCCTTCCTGAGCACCGCGCGCAGGTACCCGATGGTCCTGACGACGGTGCTCGTCGCCGCCCTCGCAGGGGTGCTGACCGCCTCTGCGTGGTCGTGGTCCGCCCCGTGGCTGCTCGGCGGCTTCGCTGCGGTGGCCGCGGCCCGGTCGGCGTGGTCGATGGTGCGCGATCTTCTCCGCGGGAACGTCGGTGTCGACGTCCTCGCAGTGACAGCGATCGTGGCCGCCGTGGCGGTCGGCGAGGTGTGGGCCGCGGTGATCGTCGTGCTCATGCTCACCGGCGGCGAGGCGCTCGAAGACTACGCGGCGCACCGCGCCGAGCACGACCTCACCGCGCTGCTGAGCAACGCGCCTCGCGTGGGTCACCGGTTGCTCCCCGACGGGACGACCGAGGACGTCCCGGTCGACGAGATCCGGCCGCTGGACCGCGTCCTCGTGCGCGCCGGCGAGGTCGTCCCCGTCGACGGCACGCTGCTCACCGCCGTCGCAGAGCTCGACGAGTCCTCGCTCACCGGAGAGAGCCTCCCCGCAGAGCGCGTCGCCGGCGACGAGGTGCTCTCCGGGGGCGTCAACGGAGCGTCCGCAGTCACGCTCGAGGTGACCCGTGCAGCACGGGACAGCCAGTACCAGCAGATCATCGCGCTCGTCGAGGGCGCAGCCGCGAGCAGGTCCCCGATGGTGCGTCTCGCGGACCGGTTCGCGGTCCCGTTCACGGCGGTCGCCTTTCTCGTCGCGGGCGCTGCGTGGTGGGTCTCGGGCGACGCGGTGCGCTTCGCCGAGGTCCTGGTCGTGGCGACACCGTGCCCGCTGATCATCGCCGCACCGGTCGCCTTCATGGCGGGCATGAGCCGCTCTGCGCACGCAGGAGCGATCATCAAGAGCAGCGAGACCCTGGAGAAGCTCCACGGTGCACGGGCTGTCGCGTTCGACAAGACGGGGACTCTCACCAGCGGACGGCCCGAGCTCACGGAGGTCCGCTCGGCGGGTCGTCTCTCGAGCGACGAGGTCCTGCGCCTCGCGGCGTCCGCCGAGCAGTTCTCCTCGCACGTCCTCGCGCAGGCGGTCCTCGGCGGTGCTACCGCGCGCGGTCTCACCGTGGCGGGCTCGGGATCGGCAGAAGAGTCGACAGCCAACGGCGTGACCGCTCAGGTCGAGGGGCGCACGGTCGTCGTCGGCAAGCGCGCTTTCGTCGCTGCCGCGGCCGGCCAGGACGTGCCGCCCACGGCTCTCGAGCCCGGCGAGCTCGCGGTGTACGTGGCTGCCGGGGGGACGTACGCAGGCGCGCTCGTCTTGCGTGACGAGGTCCGGGCTGACGCGCGCACGACCGTCGACGACCTGCGGTCCCACGGCATCCGCCACATCGTCATGCTCACGGGCGACGCCCGCCCGACCGCGGAGCACGTCGCCGCAGAGCTCGGCATCGACGACGTCCGAGCCGACTGCCTGCCGGCGCAGAAGGTGGAGGCGGTCGTCGGTCTCGTCGAGCGGCCCGTCGTCATGGTGGGCGACGGCGTCAACGACGCCCCCGTGCTCGCTGCTGCTGACGTCGGGATCGCGATGGGGGCACGTGGGTCCACGGCGGCGAGCGAGTCGGCGGACGTGGTCATCCTGCGCGACGACGTCTCCCTGGTCGCCACGACGCTGACGATCGGTCGGGAGACCGTGAACGTCGCGCTCCAGAGCATCTGGGTGGGCATCGGCCTGAGCGTGGCGCTCATGCTCGTCGCTGCGTCCGGCGTGCTGCCGGCGGTGGTGGGTGCCTGGTGCCAGGAGGGCGTGGACGTGCTCTCCATCCTCTGGGCGCTGCGGGCGACCGGGTCACGGTCTCAGCGGGTGCGCGTCGCGCCGTCGCTCGAGCAGGCACCTGTGCCCTCGTGA
- a CDS encoding FMN-binding protein: MSTPRWRGTLIYTGTIATIGTVAVARFGPLATTEVAAPPVVSQESSVAATTPAPSTDAAEPADPAAPSADPSPSETAAPSAGSTTSSTVTVAGSVAQTRYGPVQVSVTFDGAQIVDVQELQSPSTHRESAEISARSMPVLAQEVLDAQSAAIDTVSGATYTSEAYRESVQSAIDQVG, translated from the coding sequence ATGAGCACACCACGCTGGCGCGGGACACTCATCTACACCGGAACGATCGCGACGATCGGGACGGTCGCCGTGGCCCGGTTCGGCCCCCTGGCCACGACCGAGGTCGCTGCGCCGCCGGTCGTCTCCCAGGAGTCTTCCGTAGCGGCGACGACGCCCGCTCCGTCGACAGACGCGGCAGAACCTGCCGACCCGGCAGCCCCGTCCGCAGACCCGAGCCCGTCGGAGACCGCTGCGCCGTCCGCCGGGTCCACCACGTCGAGCACGGTCACCGTCGCGGGCTCGGTCGCCCAGACGCGGTACGGTCCTGTCCAGGTGTCCGTGACGTTCGACGGAGCCCAGATCGTCGACGTCCAGGAGCTCCAGTCGCCCAGCACGCACCGAGAGAGCGCGGAGATCTCCGCCCGCTCGATGCCCGTGCTGGCCCAAGAGGTGCTCGATGCGCAGTCGGCAGCGATCGACACCGTCTCGGGTGCGACCTACACGTCCGAGGCGTACCGCGAGTCCGTCCAGTCGGCGATCGACCAGGTGGGCTGA